One genomic segment of Pempheris klunzingeri isolate RE-2024b chromosome 21, fPemKlu1.hap1, whole genome shotgun sequence includes these proteins:
- the ppp1r16a gene encoding protein phosphatase 1 regulatory subunit 16A, which yields MAADHGELLAEMATVGRLSATERLKHAQKRRTQQLKAWAQMEKDAVRGSRAKADKKKARTTKVTFPNSITLLDAAARNDLEEVRLLLNSGISPDLVNEDGLTALHQCCIDDFVDMVQCLLDAGACVNACDSELWTPLHAAATCGHTGLVQLLIQAGADLLAVNADGNMPYDLCEDEATLELLETVMAEQGITQDRIDECRGAKETAMLADIRALIQSSGDLNSQDDNGATLLHIASANGYMSVAELLLENRAQVEVKDCDGWTPLHAASCWGQIQIVELLVAHGASLDAKSILEETPLDVCMDEEVRAKLMDLKHKHDAIMKSQDRQKGTLQRRASSTGSRGKVVRRVSVNERSSLYRREHHKEAMVWQERGRQPEPQDDDEDRQTDNELHQHASMAAAGGGTSRLEELEVTDRKILSSLGNGGTSVSLASSLPGELWSGGGRMDRSASYQLSPASGAGLGPGSAEGEGADNMTREKSHHTLADLKRQRAAAKLNKYPAPPPPLPPPLEEEAAEVTTTQAQPERQMTPHAEEAASPSQVYFTPASGDPPLLKLRAPEEEQSNNKEPCCGLM from the exons ATGGCAGCAGATCACGGCGAGCTGCTGGCTGAAATGGCCACAGTGGGGCGTCTGAGTGCCACCGAGCGCCTGAAGCACGCGCAGAAGCGTCGCACGCAGCAGCTGAAGGCTTGGGCGCAGATGGAGAAGGACGCAGTTCGTGGGTCGAGGGCCAAAGCGGATAAGAAGAAGGCGCGTACCACCAAAGTAACCTTCCCCAACTCCATCACCCTGCTGGATGCAGCTGCACGCAACGACCTGGAGGAGG TGAGGCTGCTACTTAACAGTGGCATCAGCCCAGATCTGGTCAATGAGGATGGACTGACAGCCCTACACCAg TGCTGCATTGATGACTTTGTGGACATGGTGCAGTGCCTGCTGGATGCTGGTGCCTGTGTGAATGCTTGTGACAGTGAGCTGTGGACACCCCTGCACGCTGCTGCCACCTGTGGACACACCGGACTGGTGCAGCTCCTGATTCAGGC TGGGGCTGACCTGCTGGCTGTCAATGCGGATGGCAACATGCCCTATGACCTCTGTGAGGATGAGGCCACCCTTGAGCTGCTGGAGACGGTTATGGCTGAACAGG GGATAACTCAGGACCGTATAGATGAATGTCGCGGGGCTAAGGAGACAGCCATGCTGGCTGACATTCGGGCTCTGATTCAGAGCAGCGGAGACTTAAACTCTCAGGACGATAATGGAGCAACACTG CTCCATATAGCGTCTGCTAATGGCTACATGTCTGTGGCGGAACTGTTGCTAGAGAACAGGGCTCAGGTGGAGGTTAAGGACTGTGATGGCTGGACGCCGCTACACGCTGCCTCCTGCTGGGGACAA ATCCAAATTGTGGAACTGTTGGTGGCTCATGGAGCCAGTTTAGACGCCAAGTCCATCCTGGAGGAGACGCCTCTGG ATGTGTGTATGGATGAAGAGGTCAGAGCCAAACTGATGGACCTGAAGCACAAGCACGATGCCATCATGAAGAGCCAGGACCGGCAGAAGGGCACACTGCAAAGACGAGCCTCTAGCACCGGCAGTAGAGG TAAGGTGGTACGTCGTGTCAGTGTGAACGAGCGCTCCAGTCTGTACCGGCGGGAGCACCACAAAGAGGCCATGGTGTGGCAGGAGCGTGGCCGACAGCCAGAGCCACAGGACGACgatgaagacagacaaacagacaacgAGCTGCACCAGCATGCCTCCATG GCTGCGGCTGGTGGAGGCACGTCACGTTTGGAGGAACTAGAGGTTACAGACAGGAAAATTCTGTCCAGCCTAGGAAATGGAGGGacctctgtgtctctggctTCCTCTTTACCCGGAGAGCTGTGGAGTGGTGGAGGTCGCATGGATCGCAGCGCCTCCTACCAGCTCAGCCCTGCATCTGGAGCCGGGTTAGGCCCTGGGTCTGCAGAGGGCGAGGGGGCAGATAATATGACTCGGGAGAAATCGCATCACACCCTGGCTGACCTGAAACGACAGCGGGCGGCTGCCAAGCTCAATAAGTACCCAGCACCTCCCCCACCCCTGCCCCCTCCCTtagaggaggaggcagctgaGGTGACGACCACGCAGGCCCAGCCGGAGCGCCAAATGACCCCCCATGCAGAGGAGGCGGCCTCCCCGAGCCAGGTCTACTTCACGCCAGCCAGTGGAGATCCTCCGCTGCTGAAACTCAGAGCCCCTGAGGAGGAGCAGTCCAACAATAAGGAGCCTTGCTGTGGACTCATGTAG